One segment of Nostoc flagelliforme CCNUN1 DNA contains the following:
- the hemW gene encoding radical SAM family heme chaperone HemW translates to MSQKFRISGIASSAYVHIPFCRRRCFYCDFPVSVVGDRLRGETSGTISQYVEVLCQEIAITPAFGQPLKTIFFGGGTPSLLSIEQLQRIVTELEKHFGIASGAEISMEIDPATFDLAHIAGYRNVGVNRVSLGVQAFQAELLQRAGRSHSVEDIFAAVELIHQVEIPEFSLDLISGLPHQSLDQWQDSLEKAVALVPTHISIYDLTIEPGTAFGRYYKPGDTPLPTDEATVKMYQMGQQVLTSAGYEHYEISNYAQPGHQCRHNRVYWENRPYYGFGMGAASYVDGKRFTRPRKTREYYQWVEAGGVIDCDVTPPKEVLLETLMLGLRLAEGLSLATLAEGFGEEKVEEICWCLRSHFQKGWVEVAEGRLRLIDPQGFLFSNVVLAELFEKLG, encoded by the coding sequence ATGAGTCAAAAATTTCGTATTTCTGGAATTGCGAGTTCTGCGTATGTGCATATTCCCTTTTGCAGACGGCGGTGTTTTTATTGTGATTTCCCGGTGTCTGTCGTGGGCGATCGCTTGCGGGGCGAAACATCTGGTACTATCTCCCAATATGTTGAGGTGCTATGTCAAGAAATTGCCATTACACCAGCATTTGGTCAACCCTTAAAGACAATTTTCTTCGGTGGTGGTACTCCTTCACTGCTATCAATAGAGCAGTTACAACGGATAGTAACAGAGCTAGAGAAGCATTTTGGTATTGCGTCTGGGGCAGAAATTTCTATGGAAATTGACCCAGCCACCTTTGATTTAGCCCATATAGCAGGCTATCGCAATGTCGGCGTGAACCGGGTAAGTTTAGGTGTACAAGCCTTTCAAGCAGAATTATTGCAAAGGGCGGGGCGATCGCACTCAGTTGAAGATATTTTCGCAGCTGTGGAACTAATCCACCAAGTCGAGATTCCCGAATTTAGCTTAGACTTAATTTCCGGGTTGCCGCATCAGTCTTTGGATCAATGGCAAGATTCCCTAGAAAAAGCGGTGGCACTTGTACCCACTCACATTTCCATCTACGATCTTACCATCGAACCAGGTACAGCCTTTGGCCGTTACTACAAACCTGGCGATACTCCTTTGCCCACGGATGAAGCCACAGTCAAAATGTACCAGATGGGGCAGCAGGTTTTGACTAGTGCAGGTTATGAGCATTATGAAATTTCCAATTATGCTCAACCTGGTCATCAGTGTCGGCATAATCGAGTGTATTGGGAAAACCGCCCTTACTATGGCTTTGGTATGGGTGCAGCAAGTTATGTTGACGGGAAACGCTTCACTCGTCCGCGTAAAACTAGGGAGTATTACCAGTGGGTGGAAGCTGGCGGTGTGATTGATTGTGATGTGACTCCCCCAAAGGAAGTATTGTTAGAAACGTTAATGTTGGGGTTGCGTTTGGCGGAGGGTTTGAGTTTAGCGACATTGGCGGAGGGGTTTGGGGAAGAGAAGGTGGAGGAGATTTGCTGGTGTTTGCGCTCGCACTTTCAAAAAGGTTGGGTAGAAGTTGCAGAGGGAAGGTTGCGTTTGATTGATCCCCAAGGTTTTTTGTTTTCTAATGTGGTGTTAGCGGAATTATTTGAGAAGTTGGGGTGA
- a CDS encoding UTP--glucose-1-phosphate uridylyltransferase, with protein MQKNKVRKAVIPVAGFGTRLFPATKVVKKELFPIIDRDGRAKPVILAIIEEAISAGITEVGIVVQPDDKEIFEDFLKKPPKKELLDKLSPQNQEYSRYIEDLGSKITILLQEEQLGYGHAVFCAKDWVQDEPFLLMLGDHIYASDIEKSCASQLLDVYEQVNQSVVSLTTTPAENLHTAGCVTGVWQELNSILKVTQLYEKPTIEYAQQHLRVQGMAENEFLCIFGLYLLTPKIFDFLAEHINQNFRERGEFQLTSCLDRLCQEEGITGYVVKGKCFDTGLPDAYRQTMIDFRKL; from the coding sequence ATGCAAAAAAATAAAGTTAGAAAAGCTGTGATTCCGGTAGCTGGTTTTGGGACTCGGTTGTTTCCAGCTACTAAAGTTGTGAAAAAAGAACTTTTTCCGATTATTGATCGAGATGGTAGGGCAAAACCTGTGATTTTAGCAATTATTGAAGAAGCAATTAGTGCTGGAATTACAGAAGTAGGGATTGTGGTACAGCCGGATGACAAAGAAATATTTGAGGATTTTTTGAAAAAGCCACCGAAAAAAGAACTTTTAGATAAACTTTCACCGCAAAATCAAGAATATAGCCGATATATCGAAGATTTAGGTAGCAAAATTACAATTTTATTGCAAGAGGAGCAATTAGGCTATGGTCATGCGGTATTTTGTGCCAAAGATTGGGTGCAAGATGAGCCGTTTTTGCTAATGTTGGGCGACCACATTTATGCATCCGATATTGAAAAATCTTGTGCTAGTCAACTTTTAGATGTTTATGAACAAGTTAATCAAAGCGTTGTTAGCTTAACTACAACGCCAGCAGAAAATCTTCATACAGCTGGGTGTGTAACAGGAGTTTGGCAAGAGTTAAACTCGATTCTGAAAGTTACACAACTCTATGAAAAACCTACCATTGAGTATGCACAACAACATTTGCGTGTACAGGGAATGGCAGAAAATGAGTTTTTATGTATATTTGGTTTGTATTTACTAACGCCGAAAATTTTTGACTTTTTAGCAGAACACATCAACCAAAATTTCCGAGAACGAGGCGAATTTCAGTTAACATCTTGTCTTGATAGATTGTGTCAGGAAGAGGGAATTACAGGATATGTCGTTAAAGGCAAGTGTTTTGATACAGGTTTGCCAGATGCTTATCGTCAGACAATGATTGATTTTAGGAAATTATAG
- a CDS encoding THUMP domain-containing class I SAM-dependent RNA methyltransferase — protein sequence MNQYFATVARGLETLAAQELEQLGAHSVEPGFCGVAFEGDRTLLYRVNIWARLPFRILVNIHEFPCLDAKDLYRGIQSIDWQKYLTPDMTLAVTTTGKNDRLNHSHFTSLQIKNAIVDQQKENLGERSNVELHEPDVRINVHIERDSCTVKLDSSGNSLHRRGYRPAVGAAPLKESLAAALIQLSGWQTDQMFYDPLCGSGTLPLEASLKALNIAPGLFRDSFGFENWLDFDLSLLEKLLQEAKDSQLDTLPAPIWGSDRDENIIEQAINNAQNCGVDNHVWFSQMELADVVAPADSGILFCNPPYGERLGRDSDLGAFYKLLGDVLKQRFKGWTAFVLSGNKELSQSIGLKSSQRIAVYNGTLPCQLMKYELY from the coding sequence ATGAATCAGTATTTTGCAACGGTTGCTCGTGGATTAGAAACCCTCGCGGCTCAGGAGTTAGAGCAACTGGGTGCTCATTCAGTGGAGCCTGGGTTTTGCGGTGTAGCCTTTGAGGGCGATCGCACTCTGCTTTATCGCGTCAACATCTGGGCTAGGCTGCCGTTCCGAATCTTGGTGAATATCCATGAGTTTCCATGCCTTGATGCCAAGGATCTCTATCGCGGCATCCAGAGTATCGATTGGCAAAAGTATCTCACGCCAGACATGACGCTGGCGGTGACTACCACAGGCAAAAACGATCGCCTCAACCACAGCCACTTCACATCTCTCCAAATCAAAAATGCGATCGTTGACCAGCAAAAAGAAAATCTGGGCGAACGTTCAAATGTAGAGCTTCATGAACCAGATGTGCGGATCAATGTTCATATTGAACGCGATAGTTGTACCGTTAAACTCGACAGTTCTGGAAATAGTCTGCACCGCCGAGGCTACCGTCCTGCGGTTGGAGCAGCCCCTCTAAAGGAATCTCTGGCTGCTGCCCTGATTCAACTTTCGGGCTGGCAAACAGACCAGATGTTCTACGATCCTCTCTGTGGATCTGGCACTTTACCCTTGGAAGCTAGCTTAAAGGCACTAAACATAGCACCAGGACTGTTTCGCGATTCCTTTGGATTTGAAAATTGGCTCGATTTTGATCTGTCCCTTTTAGAAAAGCTGCTCCAAGAAGCTAAGGACAGCCAACTCGATACCCTTCCCGCACCTATTTGGGGAAGCGATCGCGATGAAAATATAATTGAGCAAGCGATTAACAATGCTCAAAACTGCGGCGTTGATAACCATGTATGGTTTTCTCAAATGGAGCTTGCTGATGTTGTTGCCCCCGCAGACAGTGGGATTTTATTCTGCAATCCACCTTATGGCGAACGGCTGGGGCGAGATAGCGATTTAGGGGCATTTTACAAACTTTTGGGCGATGTGTTAAAACAACGCTTCAAAGGCTGGACTGCGTTTGTTCTGAGTGGCAACAAGGAACTGTCTCAATCGATTGGGCTAAAATCATCCCAGCGAATTGCGGTGTACAACGGAACGTTGCCCTGTCAGTTAATGAAATATGAATTGTATTAA
- a CDS encoding NAD(P)/FAD-dependent oxidoreductase, whose product MLRLTEVKLPLDHPEDEIKTAILKKLQITDEDLISYSIFKRSYDARKKGEITLVYILDVETTQETHLLKRLKKDPHVIATPDMSYRPVAQAPSNLAIRPIVIGTGPCGLFAGLMLAQMGFRPIILERGKQVRDRTADTFNFWKKKSDFNPESNAQFGEGGAGTFSDGKLYSQVKDPQHYGRKVLTELVNAGASPEILYINKPHIGTFKLVGIVQSMRAKIESLGGEIRFQSRVEDINIENGQVRGVTLASGEYIASDHVVLAVGHSARDTFQMLYDRGVYIEPKPFSIGFRVEHPQSLIDKCRFGAQAGHKLLGAADYKLVHHCQNGRSVYSFCMCPGGLVVAAASEPGRLVTNGMSQYSRNERNANSAIVVGITPEDYPGNALAGIDFQRRLEERAFELGGGTYEAPGQLVGDFLNHRPSTALGTVKPSYTPGVHLGDLSQSLPDYAIAAIREALPAFDKQIKGFAMDDAVLTGVETRTSSPIRIKRKEDYQSLNTVGLYPAGEGAGYAGGILSAGIDGIKVAEAVALSILRNCVV is encoded by the coding sequence ATGTTACGACTAACAGAAGTAAAGCTCCCGCTTGATCATCCTGAAGATGAGATCAAGACTGCCATCCTCAAAAAGCTGCAAATCACGGACGAAGATTTGATCAGCTATTCCATCTTCAAGCGTAGCTATGATGCCCGTAAGAAAGGAGAGATTACCCTTGTTTATATTCTGGATGTAGAAACGACTCAGGAAACTCATCTACTTAAGCGCCTGAAAAAAGATCCTCATGTGATTGCCACGCCAGACATGAGCTATCGCCCAGTGGCACAAGCACCGAGCAATTTGGCGATTCGCCCCATCGTGATTGGTACTGGGCCTTGTGGCTTATTTGCGGGTTTGATGCTGGCGCAAATGGGGTTCCGTCCCATTATTTTAGAACGTGGAAAACAAGTTCGCGATCGCACTGCTGATACTTTTAACTTTTGGAAGAAAAAATCAGACTTCAACCCAGAATCCAATGCCCAGTTTGGCGAAGGTGGGGCGGGTACATTCTCCGATGGCAAACTCTACAGTCAAGTCAAAGATCCTCAGCATTATGGGCGCAAGGTATTAACCGAACTTGTCAATGCAGGAGCCTCACCGGAAATTCTCTATATCAACAAACCGCATATCGGCACTTTCAAACTGGTGGGAATCGTCCAAAGTATGCGTGCCAAAATTGAATCTCTGGGCGGCGAAATTCGCTTTCAAAGTCGGGTGGAAGATATCAACATCGAAAATGGACAAGTACGGGGAGTCACCCTTGCCAGTGGAGAATATATCGCCAGCGATCATGTGGTTTTGGCTGTAGGTCACAGCGCCCGCGATACCTTCCAAATGCTATACGATCGCGGGGTTTACATCGAGCCTAAACCATTTTCCATCGGCTTTCGGGTCGAACATCCCCAGTCTCTCATCGATAAATGTCGTTTCGGCGCTCAGGCTGGTCATAAGCTTTTAGGTGCTGCCGATTACAAACTGGTTCACCACTGCCAAAATGGACGTTCTGTCTATAGTTTCTGTATGTGTCCGGGGGGCTTGGTGGTTGCAGCCGCATCAGAGCCAGGGCGACTTGTCACCAATGGGATGAGCCAATATTCTCGCAATGAGCGTAATGCCAATAGTGCGATCGTTGTAGGCATTACACCCGAAGATTATCCAGGCAATGCCTTGGCGGGAATTGACTTCCAACGGCGCTTGGAAGAACGGGCTTTTGAGTTAGGCGGCGGGACTTATGAAGCTCCAGGGCAGTTGGTGGGAGACTTTCTCAACCATCGCCCCTCTACAGCATTGGGCACAGTTAAACCGTCTTATACACCTGGGGTACATTTGGGTGATTTGAGCCAGAGTTTACCAGATTATGCGATCGCAGCTATCCGTGAAGCACTTCCCGCTTTTGACAAACAAATTAAAGGATTTGCAATGGATGATGCCGTGTTGACTGGGGTAGAAACCCGCACTTCATCACCGATTCGGATTAAACGCAAAGAGGATTATCAGAGTTTAAATACAGTCGGTCTTTATCCGGCTGGTGAAGGCGCGGGATACGCAGGAGGAATCCTTTCGGCGGGTATCGATGGTATTAAGGTGGCGGAGGCGGTGGCTTTAAGTATTTTGAGGAATTGCGTAGTTTAG
- a CDS encoding S66 peptidase family protein: MNIKRREFITTCGLATLVTQIPSFTAQGKPSPNTNRKPPHLQAGDTVGLISPAGIVDAKDIEAAQQSITQLGLKVKFGKHILDRYGYLAGKDADRADDVNLMFSDRTIKAIIPMRGGWGCNRILPLLNYSLIRSHPKIIIGYSDITTLLLAINARSQMITFHGPVATSTWNQFTVDYFKRILFNGEAVTMQNLNPSEVRVEIIAPGKARGKLVGGNLSVLSAMVGSPYLPSWNKNILFVEEVGEDVYRIDRMLTQLKTAGILNQIAGFIFGQCTKCSLGDEPSFTLMQVLQQHILPLNIPAWYGSMIGHIKDKFTLPIGVEVEINTELGTIRMLEAAVSFV, encoded by the coding sequence ATGAATATCAAACGTCGGGAATTTATCACAACCTGTGGACTAGCTACCTTAGTCACCCAGATACCATCATTTACCGCCCAAGGTAAGCCATCTCCAAACACCAACCGCAAGCCGCCCCACCTGCAAGCTGGCGATACCGTAGGATTGATTTCCCCTGCGGGTATCGTTGACGCTAAAGACATCGAAGCAGCGCAGCAATCAATTACACAATTAGGGTTAAAAGTCAAGTTTGGTAAGCATATTTTAGACCGTTACGGCTATTTAGCGGGTAAAGATGCCGATCGCGCTGATGATGTAAACTTGATGTTTAGCGATCGCACCATAAAAGCAATTATTCCCATGCGTGGTGGCTGGGGTTGTAATCGTATTTTACCCCTACTCAACTACTCGCTAATCCGCTCCCATCCGAAAATTATCATTGGTTACAGCGATATTACGACGTTGTTGTTAGCCATTAATGCCCGTAGTCAGATGATTACTTTTCATGGGCCAGTTGCTACGTCTACCTGGAATCAATTTACAGTGGATTACTTCAAGCGCATCCTATTTAATGGTGAAGCTGTGACTATGCAAAATCTCAACCCTAGCGAAGTACGGGTGGAGATAATAGCACCGGGAAAGGCGAGAGGTAAACTTGTGGGTGGAAACTTGTCAGTGTTATCAGCAATGGTAGGTTCACCTTACCTACCTTCTTGGAACAAAAATATTTTGTTTGTGGAAGAAGTTGGCGAGGATGTTTATCGTATAGATAGGATGCTGACGCAGTTAAAAACTGCTGGGATACTAAACCAAATTGCTGGCTTTATCTTTGGGCAATGCACTAAATGTAGTCTTGGAGATGAACCGTCATTTACATTAATGCAAGTATTGCAACAACACATACTTCCTTTAAATATTCCTGCTTGGTATGGTTCAATGATTGGTCATATTAAGGATAAATTTACCTTGCCAATCGGCGTAGAAGTGGAAATCAATACTGAACTTGGGACAATACGAATGTTAGAGGCGGCTGTTAGTTTTGTTTAA
- a CDS encoding dynamin-like GTPase family protein translates to MSDLPLQCKNLKEQVESILQLLQQEPTLRFQDITPVQTSLSKAISPKFEIVFAGAFSAGKSMLINALLERELLYSAEGHATGTECKIEYAEVDKERVVLTFLSEVEIREQAVSLCQHLGFKTVANINQADVINLLRQDSEAIIQQESGENKSERAKQAKALMLLLEGYIANRDRISTVNNATYSMEQFNFSNLKEAAGYARRGSNSAVLKRIEYYCNHPLLQDGNVIIDTPGIDAPVEKDAQLTYAKIQHPDTSAVVCVLKPASAGEMTKEETELLELMRENGGVRDRVFYIFNRIDETWYNTQLRQRLDDLISGQFHNSSKVYKTSGLLGFYGSQLKQTSQQDRFGLDSVFAESIKGLDGKEETPQFVYAFNNYCVNSGKLSSSKFRVSVNGFETPNQNYVRILGDWGNEIIEQLIKDSGTEEFRTAITRYLTEEKRPQLFKNLADDLEDVCINLKKYYQSVQRNLDSQPQEIETMKAQELQRLNQQLQQIGRDFSEHITEEVNQIINSSCDAFEADFKQLQSRMIRRLDELLDTFSVASAYQRATISHPRNATAPLIAILVEAFYYLANQLEDILVESSQQVVANYFQRLIEKIRKSEYYRQLYRLLDNDGGIEEEIRILEKGVAQALVSAASVECDRFVRESPRFYDEGTFSIYQFRQTLLQTSQGYDAESIVEAEPAIRQLLKLDFEPKVSQTIRKSFRQTINQTLKTQLLPMADQQADEILQQYPQARAYLEKTLEQEAEEKIANNRRLLNIVEQNIAVYNSAASSINTCLQAMQLSDNLLPVIGDSFDTVGKFANNGFLISDGVVDKVVKL, encoded by the coding sequence ATGTCAGATTTACCCCTTCAGTGCAAAAATTTGAAAGAGCAGGTTGAGTCTATATTACAACTTTTACAGCAAGAGCCAACACTACGTTTCCAAGATATTACACCTGTACAAACTTCTCTAAGTAAGGCTATTTCTCCAAAATTTGAGATTGTGTTTGCGGGTGCATTTAGTGCTGGTAAATCAATGCTAATCAATGCACTATTGGAGAGGGAATTACTGTACAGTGCAGAGGGACACGCTACAGGTACAGAATGCAAAATCGAGTATGCAGAAGTAGATAAAGAACGTGTTGTTTTGACGTTTTTAAGTGAAGTAGAGATTCGGGAACAAGCAGTTTCTTTGTGTCAGCACTTAGGATTTAAGACAGTAGCTAATATTAACCAAGCTGATGTAATTAACTTACTACGCCAAGATTCTGAAGCGATTATTCAGCAGGAGAGTGGTGAGAATAAATCAGAACGTGCAAAACAGGCGAAGGCGTTAATGTTGTTGCTAGAGGGATATATAGCAAACCGCGATCGCATCAGCACGGTTAATAATGCTACATATTCAATGGAGCAATTTAACTTTTCCAATCTCAAGGAAGCGGCTGGATATGCCCGCCGTGGTAGTAATAGTGCAGTATTGAAGCGAATAGAATATTACTGTAATCATCCTTTGCTACAAGATGGTAATGTAATTATTGACACACCTGGCATAGATGCACCAGTAGAGAAAGATGCACAACTAACTTATGCCAAAATTCAACATCCTGATACTTCGGCGGTGGTGTGTGTGCTAAAACCTGCTTCGGCGGGTGAGATGACAAAAGAAGAAACAGAACTTTTGGAATTAATGCGGGAGAATGGGGGAGTACGCGATCGCGTTTTCTATATCTTCAACCGGATTGATGAAACTTGGTATAATACTCAGCTACGGCAACGATTAGATGATTTAATTAGTGGGCAATTTCACAATTCAAGCAAGGTTTATAAAACGAGTGGATTATTAGGATTTTATGGCAGTCAGCTTAAACAGACGAGCCAACAAGATAGATTTGGTTTAGATTCTGTTTTTGCAGAAAGTATTAAAGGTTTAGATGGTAAAGAAGAAACACCACAATTTGTCTATGCGTTTAACAACTACTGTGTAAATTCAGGAAAGCTGTCTTCTAGTAAATTCCGTGTCTCTGTTAACGGCTTTGAAACCCCAAATCAAAATTATGTGCGAATTCTGGGAGATTGGGGAAATGAAATTATAGAACAGCTAATTAAAGATAGTGGGACTGAAGAATTTCGCACAGCAATTACTCGCTATCTTACAGAAGAAAAGCGTCCCCAATTATTTAAAAATCTTGCTGATGATTTGGAGGATGTTTGCATTAACCTGAAAAAATATTATCAGAGTGTCCAACGAAATTTAGATAGTCAGCCCCAAGAAATTGAGACGATGAAGGCGCAAGAGTTGCAACGCCTAAATCAGCAACTCCAGCAAATTGGTAGAGACTTTAGCGAGCATATCACAGAAGAAGTTAACCAAATAATTAATAGTTCCTGCGATGCTTTTGAAGCAGATTTTAAGCAATTGCAATCACGAATGATTCGCCGTCTAGATGAATTGCTAGATACTTTTTCTGTAGCTTCTGCTTATCAACGTGCAACCATCAGCCATCCTCGCAACGCTACCGCACCTTTAATTGCTATTTTAGTAGAGGCATTTTATTACTTAGCAAATCAATTAGAAGATATTTTGGTTGAATCTTCTCAGCAAGTAGTTGCGAATTATTTCCAGCGATTGATTGAAAAGATTCGCAAGTCAGAATATTATCGCCAGTTATATCGTTTGTTAGATAATGATGGTGGGATTGAAGAAGAGATCAGAATTTTAGAAAAAGGAGTTGCTCAAGCATTAGTTAGTGCCGCTAGTGTAGAGTGCGATCGCTTCGTGCGAGAAAGTCCGAGATTTTACGATGAAGGCACTTTTTCTATATATCAATTTCGCCAAACTTTATTACAAACTTCTCAAGGTTACGACGCTGAAAGCATCGTGGAAGCAGAACCAGCAATTAGGCAGTTATTGAAATTAGATTTTGAGCCAAAAGTTTCTCAAACTATTCGTAAATCTTTCCGCCAAACCATTAATCAAACCCTCAAAACCCAGTTGTTACCAATGGCAGATCAGCAAGCAGATGAAATTTTGCAGCAATACCCACAGGCGCGTGCTTATTTAGAGAAAACATTGGAACAAGAAGCTGAAGAAAAAATTGCGAATAATCGGCGATTATTAAATATTGTTGAACAAAATATTGCAGTATATAATTCAGCAGCTTCTAGTATTAATACTTGTTTACAGGCGATGCAATTATCTGACAATCTTTTGCCTGTAATTGGTGATTCGTTTGATACTGTTGGTAAGTTTGCTAATAATGGGTTTTTGATTTCAGACGGTGTAGTTGATAAGGTAGTAAAGCTTTAG
- a CDS encoding serine/threonine-protein kinase, with amino-acid sequence MTKIYCSQGHENSPGSRFCLQCGEKLLDTPISYSIQPGLTLGDRYVIVHQIGQGGFGRTYLAEDVNRFRELCVLKEFSPQVQTAYVVQKAEELFEREASVLYKLQHPQIPRFRELLRMNLGGKEYLFLVQDYVEGETYNSLLNTRLQQGLRFTEVEVRQLLLSILPVLEYIHSIGVIHRDISPDNLMLRTVDKLPVLIDFGGVKQVVATVASQYYQPGMVASSPSPTLLGKIGFAPPEQMQTGLVSPHSDLYAMAATMLVLLTGKQPQELIDTYNLTWQWRREVSLSPILGQVLDKMLSARPSDRYQSASQVLQAINPPPAHFPPTQYPAPPQPTAATVAVSPPPPSPTLREAKATYPSSPPYPQPTSWWTPTKTFLVAAVVAGTVGLLWWGVNSSRDVGDKPNPIASPPTSDQPTDPLAQYSPAERQRKERLSDRRQQLGINSNFYVNLVNQVFWDRNPSLRGRTLSDGPEDEGLRAEWDKTASELLEKLAPLSSNTRRQLGTYTTAERDRWKVEVNKINVGSRSLYDLGDAAFLSVFPEQRGKDFLDQPIGQVWYGFVSDQLSAILAGSAFQKLVFDPGATGKTVSGTLQPGGGKVFIAGLAKEQSLELKLQANSQVLLSIYSPSGKIRFLEDSSQRSLSTKLPENGFYEFVVVSTASKPVDYQLSITVENPAPPPSPTPTPTETPTPTETPTPTPTPTLTPTETPTPTPTPTQETTPQ; translated from the coding sequence ATGACTAAAATATATTGTTCTCAAGGACATGAAAATTCCCCAGGTAGTCGCTTTTGTCTCCAGTGTGGTGAAAAATTGTTGGATACCCCCATAAGTTATAGTATCCAACCGGGACTAACTTTAGGCGATCGCTATGTGATTGTGCATCAAATTGGCCAGGGTGGTTTCGGACGCACTTATTTAGCTGAAGATGTCAATCGTTTCCGCGAACTTTGTGTTTTAAAAGAATTTTCCCCCCAAGTTCAAACCGCCTACGTTGTCCAAAAAGCTGAAGAACTGTTTGAGAGAGAAGCGAGTGTTCTCTATAAACTGCAACATCCCCAAATTCCCCGCTTTCGGGAACTGCTTCGGATGAACTTAGGGGGGAAAGAATATCTGTTTTTGGTGCAAGATTATGTGGAAGGGGAAACTTACAATTCGTTGTTAAATACCCGGCTACAACAGGGTTTGCGCTTTACAGAAGTGGAAGTGCGCCAATTGTTGCTTTCAATTTTGCCAGTGTTAGAGTATATCCACTCCATAGGCGTTATTCATCGAGATATATCTCCAGATAACTTAATGCTTCGCACTGTTGACAAACTGCCAGTGTTAATTGATTTTGGCGGTGTCAAACAAGTAGTAGCAACCGTTGCTTCCCAATATTACCAACCTGGCATGGTTGCATCTTCCCCATCACCAACTCTATTGGGTAAGATAGGATTTGCGCCTCCAGAACAGATGCAAACTGGGTTAGTATCTCCCCACAGTGACTTGTATGCAATGGCTGCAACAATGTTGGTTTTACTGACAGGGAAACAACCCCAAGAATTAATTGATACCTACAATCTTACCTGGCAGTGGCGACGGGAAGTAAGCTTGAGTCCGATTTTGGGACAGGTATTAGATAAAATGTTATCTGCCAGACCAAGCGATCGCTATCAATCAGCCAGTCAAGTACTCCAAGCTATCAACCCGCCCCCAGCTCACTTTCCCCCAACTCAATACCCCGCCCCACCACAACCCACAGCCGCCACCGTCGCCGTCTCTCCACCTCCCCCATCCCCCACCCTGCGGGAAGCTAAAGCTACATACCCCTCATCTCCCCCATACCCTCAGCCCACAAGCTGGTGGACACCAACAAAAACCTTCCTAGTAGCGGCGGTAGTAGCTGGTACTGTGGGATTACTTTGGTGGGGAGTGAATAGCAGCCGCGATGTAGGGGACAAACCTAATCCTATAGCCAGCCCCCCAACCAGTGATCAACCAACCGATCCTTTAGCGCAATATTCACCAGCTGAACGGCAGCGTAAAGAAAGATTAAGCGATCGCCGTCAACAGTTGGGTATTAACTCTAACTTCTACGTGAACTTGGTAAATCAAGTTTTTTGGGACAGAAATCCCAGTTTACGAGGACGCACTCTCAGCGATGGCCCTGAAGATGAAGGTTTGCGGGCAGAATGGGATAAAACAGCCTCAGAATTGTTGGAAAAGCTAGCGCCACTGAGTTCTAATACACGCCGACAACTGGGAACTTATACAACTGCTGAACGCGATCGCTGGAAAGTGGAAGTCAACAAAATCAACGTAGGTAGCCGTTCTTTGTATGATTTGGGAGATGCCGCCTTTTTAAGTGTATTCCCTGAACAGCGTGGTAAAGATTTTCTAGATCAGCCCATTGGACAAGTTTGGTATGGATTTGTTAGCGATCAACTCAGTGCTATCCTTGCCGGTAGCGCTTTCCAGAAACTTGTCTTTGATCCAGGGGCTACTGGCAAAACAGTCAGTGGTACTCTCCAACCTGGTGGTGGTAAAGTATTCATTGCTGGACTTGCCAAAGAGCAATCTTTGGAATTGAAGCTACAAGCAAATTCCCAAGTTTTATTATCAATCTATTCACCCTCTGGCAAAATTAGATTTTTAGAAGATTCTAGCCAGCGAAGTTTGTCAACTAAATTACCAGAAAACGGATTTTACGAGTTTGTCGTGGTTTCCACAGCATCGAAACCAGTAGATTATCAACTCAGCATCACAGTAGAAAATCCCGCCCCTCCCCCATCGCCAACACCAACGCCCACGGAAACACCAACACCCACGGAAACACCCACGCCAACGCCAACTCCTACACTAACTCCCACAGAAACCCCCACTCCTACACCAACACCAACGCAGGAGACAACACCTCAGTAG